In Pedobacter sp. WC2423, the following are encoded in one genomic region:
- a CDS encoding carboxypeptidase-like regulatory domain-containing protein: MSLSIKLFLFCCLISFPNVYGQTKTIAGRIMSGVESVPYATIGVKGKNIGSVSDENGQFKIEFKMDQFSPQKDELIISCLGFADLVLPCKNIKLNEPLIVPLVKTEITLREVTVVPGKPKEKRYGKRSSAIMTSRAIFVHGEQINDALGREIGMIMKIDDNSSLKDFNVFVTGNQFKSVKFRLKFYDIGGNEPALIPLSKDIIFDVIEPKGWVKVDLRPYHIFLTGKEKIGVTMQWIESTPLNEKSRYFVISAGTSISSNGLYRPKSESAWTYPRHNLSMYLTADIY; encoded by the coding sequence ATGTCTTTGTCGATAAAATTATTTCTTTTTTGCTGTTTAATTTCTTTTCCTAATGTTTACGGACAGACCAAAACTATAGCAGGCAGAATAATGTCGGGTGTTGAATCGGTTCCTTATGCAACTATAGGCGTTAAAGGGAAAAACATTGGTTCAGTCTCGGATGAGAATGGTCAGTTTAAGATTGAATTTAAAATGGATCAATTCTCTCCTCAAAAGGACGAACTCATCATTTCTTGTCTCGGATTCGCAGATTTAGTTTTGCCCTGTAAAAATATAAAGCTTAATGAACCCCTGATCGTGCCTTTAGTGAAAACTGAAATCACACTCAGGGAAGTAACTGTAGTTCCAGGAAAACCTAAAGAAAAGAGATATGGTAAAAGGAGCAGCGCGATAATGACGAGCAGGGCAATTTTTGTACATGGTGAACAAATAAATGATGCTCTGGGCAGAGAAATAGGAATGATTATGAAAATCGATGACAATAGTTCTTTAAAAGATTTCAACGTTTTTGTTACTGGCAATCAGTTTAAAAGCGTGAAGTTTCGTCTGAAATTCTATGATATAGGCGGAAATGAGCCTGCATTGATTCCGCTATCAAAAGACATAATTTTTGATGTAATTGAACCTAAAGGCTGGGTAAAGGTAGATCTCAGACCTTATCATATCTTTCTCACTGGAAAAGAAAAGATTGGTGTAACCATGCAATGGATCGAAAGTACACCTCTAAATGAAAAGAGCAGATACTTTGTTATCTCGGCAGGAACATCAATTTCCAGTAATGGTTTATACCGGCCAAAAAGCGAGTCGGCCTGGACGTATCCCAGGCATAATTTAAGCATGTATCTCACTGCTGATATTTACTAG